A stretch of Lutra lutra chromosome 9, mLutLut1.2, whole genome shotgun sequence DNA encodes these proteins:
- the FAM83D gene encoding protein FAM83D has translation MALRLDGLDELPAACLSPCGPPNPAELYSEARRLALEELVAGGPDAFEAFLRRERLGRFLNPDEVRAILRAAERPGQEGAAAGAEDSFGSSHDCSSGTYFPEQSDLEPPLLELGWPAFYRGAYRGATRVEAHFQPRGAGTGGPYGCKDALRQQLRSAREVIAVVMDVFTDIDIFRDLQEISRKQGVAVYILLDQALLSQFLDMCMDLKVHPEQEKLMTVRTITGNTYYARSGTKIVGQVHEKFTLIDGIRVATGSYSFTWTDGKLNSSNLVILSGQVVEHFDLEFRILYAQSKPISSKLLSNFRISGKFDHLIDPKPLSKELTLGSLLRLRLARLSSTPKKAELGCEVPAEGGAEAKRRDSESSTVSDENDFNSCRDKPDSRMMTDAVTQTELGEETPAESVSDKGTQASAPMACAGTQTAVTTRAASSQTVVRSMSATTQTDVDENVLFSQGTQSKEGSPVSRMSVSRSPSLRSSSSLSSQGSVASSLGSQASGRATDFVPAGHAKFWGTPHLDLGLRDSFRNLNQERQFHFAGIRSRLNHMLAMLSRRTFLTENYLGFHPGNVTRASVNMLAVRDIAPYPSYQ, from the exons ATGGCTCTGCGTCTCGACGGTCTGGACGAGCTGCCCGCCGCCTGCCTGTCGCCGTGCGGGCCGCCCAACCCGGCCGAGCTGTACAGCGAGGCGCGGCGCCTGGCGCTGGAGGAGCTGGTGGCGGGCGGCCCCGACGCCTTCGAGGCCTTCCTGCGGCGCGAGCGCCTGGGCCGCTTCCTGAACCCCGACGAGGTGCGCGCTATCCTGCGGGCGGCCGAGCGGCCCGGCCAGGAGGGCGCTGCGGCGGGGGCCGAGGACTCCTTCGGCTCGTCGCACGACTGCTCGTCTGGCACCTACTTCCCGGAGCAGTCGGACCTGGAGCCGCCGCTGCTGGAGCTCGGCTGGCCCGCCTTCTACCGGGGCGCCTATCGCGGCGCCACGCGCGTCGAGGCGCACTTCCAGCCCCGCGGCGCGGGCACCGGCGGCCCCTACGGCTGTAAGGACGCGCTGCGCCAGCAGCTCCGCTCGGCGCGGGAG GTGATCGCGGTGGTGATGGATGTTTTCACAGACATCGACATCTTCAGGGACCTGCAGGAAATAAGTCGGAAACAGGGAGTCGCTGTCTACATCCTTCTGGACCAGGCCCTGCTCTCGCAGTTTCTGGACATGTGCATGGATCTGAAAGTGCACCCCGAGCAGGAGAAG CTGATGACCGTTCGGACCATTACCGGAAATACTTACTATGCAAGGTCGGGAACTAAGATAGTTGGGCAGGTTCACGAGAAGTTCACACTGATTGATGGCATTCGAGTGGCTACAGGCTCCTATAG TTTTACGTGGACGGATGGCAAATTAAATAGCAGTAACTTGGTCATCCTGTCTGGCCAAGTGGTTGAACACTTTGATCTGGAGTTCCGGATCCTGTATGCACAGTCGAAGCCCATCAGCTCCAAGCTGCTGTCCAACTTCCGGATCAGCGGCAAGTTTGACCATCTGATCGACCCAAAGCCCCTGTCTAAGGAGCTCACGTTGGGCAGCCTGCTGCGCCTGCGGCTGGCCCGGCTCTCAAGCACCCCCAAGAAGGCTGAGCTGGGGTGTGAGGTGCCCGccgagggtggggcagaggccaAGCGCCGTGACTCCGAGTCCTCCACCGTCAGTGATGAGAACGACTTCAACAGCTGCAGGGACAAACCAGACAGCAGGATGATGACCGATGCTGTGACTCAGACAGAGCTGGGAGAGGAGACGCCAGCAGAGAGTGTGAGTGATAAGGGGACTCAGGCCAGTGCTCCTATGGCCTGTGCTGGGACCCAGACTGCAGTCACCACCAGAGCGGCGAGCTCCCAAACTGTGGTTCGGTCCATGTCGGCCACCACCCAGACTGATGTGGACGAGAACGTTCTCTTTTCTCAGGGCACCCAGTCTAAAGAAGGTTCACCAGTGTCCAGGATGTCTGTGTCAAGATCTCCCAGTTTAaggtcttcctcctctctgtcctcccaaGGCTCCGTGGCAAgctccctgggctcccaggcGTCCGGCAGAGCCACTGACTTTGTCCCTGCTGGACATGCCAAGTTCTGGGGCACCCCCCACTTGGATCTGGGTTTGAGAGACTCCTTTAGGAACTTGAACCAAGAGCGCCAGTTTCACTTTGCTGGCATCAGGTCCCGGCTCAACCACATGCTGGCCATGCTGTCCAGGAGAACGTTCCTGACTGAGAACTACCTTGGTTTTCATCCCGGGAATGTCACCAGAGCCTCAGTGAATATGCTGGCTGTGAGAGATATTGCACCGTATCCCTCCTACCAGTGA